One Cucurbita pepo subsp. pepo cultivar mu-cu-16 chromosome LG09, ASM280686v2, whole genome shotgun sequence DNA window includes the following coding sequences:
- the LOC111801822 gene encoding uricase-2 isozyme 2, which produces MAADDAVVVVNGLKFDQKHGKERVRVARVWRTKDGRHFIVEWSVGISLISDCVAAYVSDDNSEIVATDTMKNTVYAKAKECSDQISVEDFAILLAEHFTSYYKQVTTAVVKIAEKSWERVSVNGQPHNHGFKLGSEKHTTEVIFKKSGALQVSSGIEELSLLKTTQSGFEQFFRDKYTALPETRERILATKVSASWRYSFESMSSIPKQQCYFTETYLDVKKVLVDTFFGPPKEGVYSPSVQYTLYEMANNVLSRFHVISSVRLKMPNLHFLPVNISTKDNRSIVKFEDDVYLPTDEPHGSIEACLSRLSSKL; this is translated from the exons ATGGCGGCTGACGACGCTGTGGTTGTAGTGAACGGTTTGAAATTCGACCAGAAGCACGGGAAGGAGCGAGTTCGAGTGGCTCGGGTATGGCGGACTAAAGATGGCCGTCATTTCATCGTCGAATGGAGCGTTGGCATCAGTCTTATTTCCGATTGTGTTGCCGCTTACGTTAGCGATGATAATTCCGAAATCGTTGCAACTGATACTATGAAGAATAct GTGTACGCCAAAGCCAAGGAATGCTCTGATCAAATTTCAGTGGAAGATTTTGCGATTCTTCTTGCCGAACACTTCACATCATATTACAAGCAG GTTACTACTGCGGTAGTGAAAATTGCAGAAAAGTCATGGGAGCGTGTATCTGTCAATGGTCAACCACACAACCATG gCTTCAAACTTGGATCTGAAAAGCACACTACAGAGGTGATATTTAAGAAGTCAGGTGCGTTACAAGTGAGCTCTGGCATTGAGGAACTATCTTTGCTGAAGACAACTCAA TCAGGTTTTGAGCAATTTTTTCGGGATAAGTACACAGCTCTTCCTGAGACACGAGAGAGGATATTGGCCACCAAGGTTTCTGCTTCATGGAG GTATTCATTTGAATCTATGTCTAGTATCCCCAAACAGCAGTGTTACTTCACGGAAACATACCTTGATGTCAAAAAAGTGTTAGTTGACACCTTCTTTGGGCCTCCAAAAGAGGGTGTTTATAGCCCATCTGTTCAATACACTCTTTATGAAATGGCAAATAACGTTCTCAGCAG GTTCCATGTTATATCATCAGTGAGGCTGAAAATGCCAAATCTCCACTTCTTACCTGTCAACATATCAACAAAAGATAATCGGAGTATCGTTAAG